One Arthrobacter sp. StoSoilB20 DNA segment encodes these proteins:
- a CDS encoding helix-turn-helix transcriptional regulator has product MAIIVDIDVMLAKRKMPVGVLAERVGITPANLAVLKNGRAKAVRFTTLEALCEVLECQPGDLLRWESDDRSNTADPSADEPHPAVPSSQPTPQGS; this is encoded by the coding sequence ATGGCAATCATCGTGGATATCGACGTCATGCTTGCCAAGCGCAAAATGCCCGTAGGAGTGCTCGCCGAACGCGTGGGAATTACGCCGGCCAACCTGGCTGTGCTCAAGAACGGTCGCGCGAAAGCCGTGCGGTTTACAACACTGGAAGCGCTGTGCGAGGTACTCGAGTGCCAGCCGGGGGATTTGTTGCGGTGGGAGTCTGATGATCGCTCGAATACCGCAGACCCATCTGCCGACGAGCCTCATCCAGCAGTTCCATCATCCCAACCGACTCCCCAGGGGTCATGA
- a CDS encoding LacI family DNA-binding transcriptional regulator, whose amino-acid sequence MTQDTSGPRPVPTLEMVAALAGVSRATVSRVVNDSPSVDPEMAQSVRKAILALDYTPNRAARSLAKRRANAVTLIVPESTSKVFADPFFASVVQGIALYLTDTEYTLNMVISSESKPEKTRSFLLGGNVDGVLVVSHHSGDNSWTHLSGSLPMVFAGRPLVGGKESYYVDVANEQAAYEVTKLLTQSGRRNVATIAGPQDMPPGLDRLAGWRTAMREAGLGEGLMEEGDFTLASGAKAMHRLLDRGVPVDAVFAANDQMAAGAYTAIQGRGLRIPEDIAVVGFDDDSFATSVTPALTTVHHPIVELGKKMAETLVNLIEGKPAERVTRMPTSIVIRDSV is encoded by the coding sequence ATGACGCAGGACACCAGCGGCCCCCGGCCGGTACCCACCCTTGAGATGGTGGCTGCCTTGGCCGGGGTGTCGCGGGCCACCGTGTCCCGGGTGGTCAATGACAGCCCGAGTGTTGACCCTGAAATGGCGCAGTCGGTGAGGAAAGCCATCCTCGCACTCGACTACACGCCAAACCGTGCAGCCCGCTCCTTGGCCAAACGGCGGGCGAATGCGGTCACCCTGATCGTTCCGGAGTCAACGTCCAAAGTCTTCGCGGATCCGTTCTTCGCCTCCGTAGTCCAAGGCATCGCCCTGTATCTCACCGATACCGAGTACACGCTGAACATGGTGATTTCCTCGGAGTCGAAGCCGGAAAAAACCCGCAGCTTCCTGCTCGGCGGCAACGTGGACGGCGTCCTGGTGGTCTCGCACCACAGTGGCGACAACTCCTGGACGCACCTGTCAGGATCCCTTCCCATGGTGTTCGCAGGACGCCCCTTGGTGGGCGGCAAGGAAAGCTACTACGTGGACGTGGCCAACGAACAAGCTGCCTACGAAGTCACCAAGTTATTGACCCAGAGCGGCCGAAGGAACGTGGCAACCATTGCCGGCCCGCAGGACATGCCACCTGGCTTGGATCGCCTGGCCGGATGGAGGACTGCAATGAGGGAGGCGGGTCTTGGGGAGGGCTTGATGGAGGAAGGCGACTTCACCTTGGCCTCCGGCGCAAAAGCCATGCACCGTTTACTGGATCGCGGTGTTCCCGTTGATGCCGTTTTCGCTGCGAATGACCAGATGGCTGCAGGCGCCTACACCGCAATCCAAGGGCGGGGTCTTCGCATCCCGGAGGACATCGCCGTCGTGGGTTTTGATGACGATTCCTTTGCCACCTCGGTGACCCCCGCCCTTACTACTGTCCATCACCCGATTGTTGAACTCGGCAAGAAGATGGCCGAGACCCTGGTGAACCTGATCGAAGGTAAACCGGCAGAACGCGTCACCAGGATGCCTACCTCGATCGTGATCCGCGATTCCGTTTAG
- a CDS encoding DUF2975 domain-containing protein: protein MGKLTILALRIVIAMVLAGSLFVQLWMVPLLSTDLVEAGAPDGPRMALLVVVVLGILCVQVVAVCVWRLLTMVRRGTVFSHGAFRFVDVIFGAIAAAAVLMFGIAVILAPGDIAPGVVMLICGAALMIGGVALVVLVMRTLLAQAVARDVEAAGLRAELDEVI, encoded by the coding sequence ATGGGAAAGCTAACCATCCTCGCGCTGCGGATAGTGATCGCGATGGTGCTGGCGGGTTCACTGTTCGTGCAGTTGTGGATGGTTCCCCTGCTCTCAACTGATCTGGTTGAAGCCGGGGCGCCCGACGGTCCTCGCATGGCGCTGCTGGTGGTCGTGGTCCTGGGGATCCTCTGTGTGCAGGTGGTTGCTGTCTGTGTGTGGCGGCTGCTGACAATGGTGCGGCGGGGGACTGTCTTTTCCCATGGAGCGTTCCGTTTTGTGGACGTGATTTTTGGTGCCATCGCTGCCGCAGCAGTGCTGATGTTCGGCATAGCCGTGATTTTGGCGCCCGGCGATATTGCGCCCGGAGTCGTCATGCTGATCTGCGGAGCAGCGCTGATGATCGGGGGAGTGGCCCTGGTTGTCTTGGTCATGCGGACCCTGCTCGCCCAAGCCGTAGCCCGGGACGTCGAAGCCGCCGGCCTGCGGGCTGAGCTGGATGAGGTCATCTGA
- a CDS encoding peptidoglycan-binding domain-containing protein has protein sequence MKFSKIATPRNSRRSGIILAVSLLFGATMLSAAPAQAANGGYCSKQVIMWAADNNYYTVPADSNFNILCRLDQGANSIAVKSLQAGLNGACAVRAGLVVDGAFGPATRSALIRAQQKFGVTADGIYGPNTAKAFRWTSGKGNCYSHPNG, from the coding sequence ATGAAATTTTCGAAAATTGCCACGCCGAGGAATTCCAGGCGATCCGGAATCATTCTCGCAGTGAGCCTTCTCTTCGGAGCCACGATGCTCTCGGCGGCACCCGCACAGGCAGCCAACGGCGGCTACTGTTCCAAGCAAGTCATCATGTGGGCAGCAGATAACAACTACTACACGGTTCCGGCTGATTCGAACTTCAACATACTCTGCCGCTTGGACCAAGGAGCCAACTCCATCGCCGTGAAGTCCCTCCAAGCAGGTTTGAACGGCGCTTGCGCCGTAAGGGCAGGGCTCGTGGTCGATGGTGCTTTCGGTCCGGCGACACGGTCCGCACTGATCCGGGCTCAACAGAAGTTCGGGGTGACGGCGGACGGTATCTACGGTCCAAACACAGCCAAGGCATTCCGATGGACGTCGGGCAAAGGAAATTGCTACTCACATCCGAACGGGTAA
- a CDS encoding type 1 glutamine amidotransferase domain-containing protein: MSEQNIAGKKVAFLLTDGVEQVELTSPWQAVKDAGGEPTLVAPSTGKLQGFNGVDKGDTFDVDLAVADANASDFDALVLPGGVVNADHLRVDKDAQNFTRAFFEQHKPVASICHGPWILIEAGVIKGRNVTSYHTLQTDLKNAGANWTDEEVVVDQGLVTSRNPDDLPAFNSKVVEEISEGQHAGQTA; encoded by the coding sequence ATGTCAGAACAGAACATCGCAGGCAAGAAGGTCGCATTCCTGCTGACGGACGGCGTGGAGCAGGTAGAGCTCACCAGCCCATGGCAGGCAGTCAAGGATGCCGGCGGCGAGCCGACTCTCGTAGCTCCCTCCACGGGAAAACTCCAGGGGTTCAACGGCGTGGACAAGGGTGACACCTTCGACGTCGACCTTGCAGTGGCGGATGCCAACGCCTCCGATTTCGACGCCCTGGTTCTCCCCGGAGGCGTCGTGAACGCCGATCACCTCCGCGTCGACAAGGACGCACAAAACTTCACGCGCGCCTTCTTTGAGCAGCACAAGCCGGTGGCCTCGATTTGCCACGGTCCGTGGATCCTCATTGAAGCCGGAGTGATCAAGGGGCGGAATGTCACCTCGTATCACACGCTCCAGACCGACCTGAAGAACGCGGGTGCCAACTGGACCGACGAGGAAGTGGTGGTGGACCAAGGCCTGGTCACCAGCCGCAACCCTGACGATCTTCCCGCCTTCAACAGCAAGGTTGTTGAAGAGATCTCGGAAGGCCAGCACGCCGGCCAGACCGCCTAG